The DNA sequence GAGGACATCCTCGGGCACTTCAGATTTCTGGCATTCTATCTGATAGCCGGTCTTGCCGCCGCCCTGGCCCAGGTCGCGCAGAGTCCCGGCTCCGAGATTCCGATGGTCGGTGCGAGCGGAGCGATCGGCGGCGTCCTCGGGGCCTATCTGATTCTCTTCCCGCGTGCTCGCATCATCAGCGTCGTCTTCTTCGTCTTCATTCAGGTCATCGCGCTCCCAGCCTCGGTCGTTCTCGGAATGTGGATCATTCTGCAGGTGATCAACTCCATCGTGTTCAGCATCGGTACGACCGGTGAAGGTGGCGTCGCATACGCGGCGCACGTCGGCGGATTCCTCTCGGGCATAGGCATGATATACATCCTGGGCGGCAAGCGGCTGCTCAACGGGCGCCGGATCGGCTACTGACAGGCGCAGCGCGTTACCGGCGGAGGTTAGCTTTGGCGAAAAGAAACTGGATCCTCGTTCTGCTTCTGATCCCCGGCCTGCTGGCCGCACTGGCTCTGCTCGCGAACAGGCTCGATATCGAATCCCGCAACAAGTCCGT is a window from the Armatimonadota bacterium genome containing:
- a CDS encoding rhomboid family intramembrane serine protease — its product is MIPLRDENPTQRIPYVVYALIAVNVFLFLYNGVAHPGPLAGFELIPYELVTGRDIGPPTPVPAWMTIFSSMFMHANLLHIGGNMLYLWIFGNNIEDILGHFRFLAFYLIAGLAAALAQVAQSPGSEIPMVGASGAIGGVLGAYLILFPRARIISVVFFVFIQVIALPASVVLGMWIILQVINSIVFSIGTTGEGGVAYAAHVGGFLSGIGMIYILGGKRLLNGRRIGY